A DNA window from Lagenorhynchus albirostris chromosome 5, mLagAlb1.1, whole genome shotgun sequence contains the following coding sequences:
- the LOC132521331 gene encoding protein PRRC2A-like, translating to MGQRPRGPRGGPTGRRGLALGRQLRSSQEGARRRGRGPDPPRSRGGKTQTQPGARRPALPCPARRRAASPSVARWPPPPPPAPRRPQPPRRADESPPPTAGPPLACPPARPPGTRPAPPLAAAHRAEADPAGWLRRHLEQVTKPGPASAAIRLGGGGRQM from the coding sequence ATGGGTCAGAGGCCCCGCGGTCCGAGGGGCGGGCCGACTGGCCGCCGAGGCCTCGCCCTCGGACGACAGCTGCGGAGCAGCCAAGAGGGAGCCAGGAGGAGGGGCCGCGGCCCCGACCCGCCCCGAAGCCGCGGAGGCAAAACACAAACGCAGCCCGGCGCGCGCCGcccggccctgccctgccctgcccgccGCCGAGCAGCTTCGCCGTCGGTAGCGAGatggccgccgccgcctcccccgGCCCCGCGGCGGCCCCAGCCGCCGCGCCGGGCCGACGAGTCGCCACCGCCCACTGCCGGCCCCCCCCTCGCTTGCCCGCCTGCCCGCCCTCCTGGGACACGGCCCGCTCCACCCCTCGCGGCTGCTCACCGCGCTGAGGCGGATCCCGCTGGGTGGCTGCGCCGCCATCTTGAGCAAGTTACAAAGCCAGGACCGGCCTCGGCCGCAATCCGACTGGGAGGCGGCGGGCGACAAATGTAG